A region of Thermococcus piezophilus DNA encodes the following proteins:
- a CDS encoding SLC13 family permease, with amino-acid sequence MKEWFLTVLIVLYLVLVIHDRPLLLRTPELIDWNSLALITSLTLVSKGLELSGMFTRFSLKLIDLSHGSEKRFLFILLPVIALSSAVIMNDTVMLIFIPLVVTTARLVGIDATRPIVLSAIAANVGSALTPIGNPQNVIIWSTYGLSFLEFTFGMLPFVLLWILLLLMFTTTLDDSSISLETPPPVVINGRLLLVSLLLLIADVCLAEIGEPLLALSLTLSLLLFFGREALLCFDWVLVMTFALIFVDFGEVARLLSGHTLPSEGVSLFLASAGLSQLISNVPATVIFLGQKPEWLPLALGVNLGGNGLVMGSLANLIAIRISGIRISDFHRFSMPYFLMALMVSILLLLL; translated from the coding sequence ATGAAGGAGTGGTTCCTCACGGTTCTAATAGTTCTCTACCTGGTTCTGGTTATCCATGACCGCCCTCTCCTTCTAAGGACACCCGAGCTCATCGACTGGAACAGCCTGGCATTGATAACATCTTTAACCCTCGTTTCAAAGGGTCTTGAGCTGTCTGGCATGTTTACCCGCTTCTCACTAAAACTCATAGACCTCTCACATGGCTCTGAAAAAAGATTTCTGTTCATTCTTCTCCCGGTCATTGCTCTCTCTTCCGCGGTTATAATGAACGATACGGTGATGCTCATCTTCATACCCCTTGTCGTCACCACAGCAAGACTAGTCGGAATAGATGCAACCCGTCCGATTGTCCTCTCGGCCATAGCGGCAAACGTGGGTTCCGCACTAACGCCGATAGGCAATCCCCAGAACGTCATAATCTGGAGCACATACGGGCTATCATTTTTAGAATTCACATTCGGAATGTTACCCTTCGTTCTGCTCTGGATTCTCCTGCTTTTAATGTTCACCACGACCCTCGATGACAGTAGTATATCCCTTGAAACGCCCCCTCCCGTTGTCATCAACGGAAGACTGCTCCTTGTTTCCCTCCTGCTTCTGATTGCTGACGTTTGTTTAGCTGAAATCGGGGAGCCTCTGCTGGCACTTTCTCTAACTTTGTCCCTTCTGCTTTTCTTTGGAAGGGAGGCTTTGCTATGCTTTGACTGGGTACTGGTTATGACCTTTGCCCTTATCTTCGTTGACTTTGGAGAGGTTGCACGTTTGCTTTCTGGTCATACCCTTCCGTCTGAAGGGGTGTCGTTGTTTCTCGCCTCAGCCGGTTTGAGCCAGCTCATCAGCAACGTTCCGGCAACAGTGATCTTCCTTGGCCAAAAACCCGAGTGGCTGCCCCTAGCTCTCGGCGTGAACCTCGGGGGAAACGGCCTTGTGATGGGCTCCCTTGCAAATCTTATAGCAATCAGGATCTCTGGAATCCGCATAAGTGACTTTCACAGGTTTTCGATGCCCTACTTTCTGATGGCCTTGATGGTTTCGATTCTGTTACTCCTGCTGTGA